Proteins encoded by one window of Paenibacillus sp. DCT19:
- a CDS encoding LysR family transcriptional regulator, translating into MSLIKYEIFNTIVEYGSLTKAAEALNITQSAVSHAIASLEKECGFPLLSRGRSGVRITVEGERVLGYTREILRWTELMNQEISLIRGAEVGTVRIGTFASVSTQWLPGILTQFRMRHPGIEIKLWEGDYAEIEGWLAGGAIDLGFLSLGETTPYETIPLQKDRMMCILPLDHPLAHTTSVSFDVLQEQPFILPKWGGDNEIERLIRIHAVKLNVIYEVAEDQAIMAMVRNGLGISLLPEMVVQGHTDEFALVPITGEPYRTIGIACTSLGNLAPASRRFIETVQEWLPPSN; encoded by the coding sequence ATGTCGTTAATTAAATATGAAATATTCAATACAATCGTGGAATATGGCAGCCTTACCAAAGCTGCAGAAGCGCTTAATATTACGCAATCCGCTGTTAGTCATGCGATTGCCAGTCTTGAGAAGGAATGTGGATTCCCACTACTGAGTCGTGGACGGTCTGGGGTTCGGATTACAGTTGAGGGTGAACGAGTTCTTGGGTATACACGCGAGATTCTACGCTGGACAGAATTAATGAACCAAGAGATTTCCCTAATCCGAGGAGCTGAAGTGGGTACTGTTCGCATAGGAACGTTTGCCAGTGTATCAACGCAATGGTTGCCTGGAATTCTTACACAATTTCGAATGCGTCATCCCGGAATTGAGATCAAGCTATGGGAGGGTGATTATGCAGAAATCGAGGGCTGGCTTGCTGGTGGGGCGATCGACCTTGGATTTTTGTCCCTTGGTGAAACTACACCATATGAAACGATTCCATTACAAAAAGACAGGATGATGTGCATCCTGCCTCTAGATCATCCCCTGGCTCACACCACATCTGTTAGTTTCGATGTATTACAGGAACAACCTTTCATTTTGCCGAAGTGGGGTGGCGACAACGAAATTGAACGTTTAATTCGCATACATGCCGTGAAACTGAACGTGATCTACGAGGTAGCCGAGGATCAAGCCATCATGGCAATGGTTCGAAATGGGCTTGGCATCAGCCTGCTGCCCGAAATGGTGGTACAAGGTCACACCGATGAGTTCGCTCTTGTGCCCATCACAGGTGAGCCTTATCGCACGATCGGTATCGCCTGTACCTCGCTCGGTAATCTCGCTCCCGCATCACGTCGGTTTATTGAAACGGTACAAGAATGGTTGCCGCCGTCTAACTAG
- a CDS encoding tetratricopeptide repeat protein, with amino-acid sequence MSELQQAIVLRQEGKAEEAIVLLKKITDQEPAHAQAWYQLAWAHDNLGLEREAVPYYEKAIQLGLDKEDQAGAILGLGSTYRTLGEYTEAEKWLVQGIKLFPERREFEVFYAMVLYNLGKHAEAMQRLLIQLADTSNDSNIADYQQAIRYYADQLDRVWE; translated from the coding sequence ATGAGCGAATTACAGCAGGCTATTGTGTTAAGACAAGAGGGAAAAGCCGAAGAGGCTATTGTATTGTTAAAAAAAATAACGGATCAGGAGCCGGCTCATGCTCAGGCATGGTATCAGCTCGCATGGGCACATGACAACCTAGGATTGGAGCGGGAAGCTGTTCCATACTACGAAAAGGCGATACAGCTCGGACTGGACAAGGAAGATCAAGCGGGAGCTATTCTTGGTTTGGGGAGCACGTATCGAACACTAGGGGAGTACACAGAGGCTGAGAAGTGGTTGGTGCAAGGAATCAAGTTATTCCCTGAACGTCGTGAATTTGAAGTGTTCTATGCCATGGTTTTATATAATCTCGGTAAACATGCCGAAGCAATGCAACGTCTGCTCATCCAATTAGCAGATACGTCTAACGATTCGAATATTGCTGATTATCAGCAAGCCATTCGTTACTATGCAGATCAACTTGATCGGGTATGGGAGTAA
- a CDS encoding AAA family ATPase gives MPFLKKVVLRWHDCPPEQQDLFPYHIPALRNLDELEFRHKVTFLVGENGSGKSTLLESIGVSCGFSIVGGKDLVITNEKDDASLSTIMNLQWMPRVKQGFYFRAETFDTFAKYIDELADDPSVGMSAYAPYGGKSLNVRSHGQGFLEFLTNRLSTKGLYLLDEPESALSPQNQLVLLRMIHEMESSGSQFIIATHSPILMSYPDACIYEFSEEGIIEVAYEDTEHFLLTRDFLNHRERYYKQLFVD, from the coding sequence ATGCCTTTTCTTAAAAAAGTCGTACTTCGATGGCACGATTGCCCGCCGGAGCAACAAGATCTTTTCCCTTATCACATTCCTGCATTACGTAATCTTGATGAATTAGAATTCAGGCATAAGGTGACCTTCCTGGTAGGAGAGAATGGCTCAGGCAAATCGACACTGCTCGAATCAATCGGCGTAAGCTGTGGTTTTAGCATTGTGGGTGGTAAGGATCTGGTTATTACGAATGAAAAAGACGATGCCTCGTTATCGACCATTATGAATCTGCAATGGATGCCGAGAGTGAAGCAGGGGTTTTATTTTCGAGCTGAAACTTTTGATACATTTGCCAAGTATATCGATGAACTTGCAGATGATCCTAGCGTTGGTATGAGCGCATACGCACCGTATGGAGGGAAGTCTTTGAATGTGCGGTCACATGGTCAGGGATTTCTTGAATTTCTAACCAATCGTCTGAGCACAAAAGGACTGTATTTACTGGATGAGCCCGAATCTGCTCTATCGCCACAGAATCAGCTGGTCTTGTTAAGGATGATTCATGAGATGGAGAGCAGCGGGTCGCAATTTATCATCGCGACTCATTCCCCCATATTAATGTCGTATCCGGATGCTTGCATTTATGAGTTCAGTGAAGAAGGAATTATAGAAGTGGCGTATGAGGATACGGAGCACTTTCTACTGACCCGTGACTTTCTTAATCATCGAGAACGGTATTATAAGCAGTTGTTCGTGGATTAG